One genomic region from Streptomyces sp. NBC_00582 encodes:
- a CDS encoding phosphatase, with protein MPIPGTPSRAELVDHLVRTRIAGEVATPRENNLSHYRQLANGNRNYWFGLDLGDRWTDEQDVLAVMAERVGVNDDPEYRYGQDTIDPELTVDGLDRMAARLRKAAEGRQRVLCATGHPGGLLDVHHATAAALRTAGCEIVVIPDGLQTDEGYVWQVADVAVLEHGATLWHTHSGEPMKAILTALEREGRPLPDLVVADHGWAGYAGQHGVDSVGYADCNDPALFVAEAEGTVQVAVPLDDHVPTPRHYDPMVAYLLAEAGLRERQTG; from the coding sequence ATGCCGATACCCGGGACCCCCAGCCGCGCCGAACTCGTCGACCACCTCGTCAGAACCCGTATCGCGGGTGAGGTCGCCACGCCGCGCGAGAACAACCTCTCCCACTACCGCCAGCTCGCCAACGGCAACCGCAACTACTGGTTCGGCCTGGACCTCGGCGACCGCTGGACGGACGAGCAGGACGTGCTCGCGGTGATGGCGGAGCGGGTGGGTGTCAACGACGACCCCGAGTACCGGTACGGCCAGGACACCATCGACCCCGAGCTGACCGTCGACGGCCTGGACCGGATGGCGGCGCGGCTGCGCAAGGCCGCCGAGGGGCGTCAGCGGGTGCTGTGCGCCACCGGTCACCCGGGCGGTCTGCTGGACGTGCACCACGCCACCGCCGCCGCGCTGCGCACGGCCGGCTGCGAGATCGTGGTGATCCCTGACGGGCTGCAGACGGACGAGGGATACGTCTGGCAGGTCGCGGACGTGGCGGTGCTGGAGCACGGGGCGACCCTGTGGCACACCCACTCGGGAGAGCCGATGAAGGCGATCCTGACCGCGCTGGAGCGGGAGGGCCGCCCGCTGCCCGACCTGGTGGTCGCCGACCACGGCTGGGCGGGGTACGCGGGACAGCACGGCGTGGACTCCGTCGGCTACGCCGACTGCAACGACCCGGCGCTGTTCGTCGCGGAGGCGGAGGGGACCGTACAGGTGGCGGTCCCCCTCGACGACCATGTGCCGACCCCGCGCCACTACGACCCGATGGTCGCGTACCTGCTGGCGGAGGCCGGCCTCAGGGAGCGTCAGACGGGTTGA
- a CDS encoding acyl-CoA thioesterase produces MSQALQDLLDLLDLEQIEENIFRGRSRSAVVPRVFGGQVAAQALVAAGRTVPADRHAHSLHAYFLRMGDPGAPIVYNVERIRDGRSFTTRRAVAVQHGRPIFALSASFQSYEEGLDHQAPMPPAPDPEMVPTGQERLRGYDHLDPAIVERFLEAREAIDLRYVDDPPYGRFGEPREPHSQVWFRTNGKLADDPLLHVVLATYVSDMTLLDSILLAHGRGGWAVGDVVGASLDHAMWFHRPFRADEWLLYDQESPSASGGRGLGQARIYTQDGRLAVSVIQEGVVRVPRAGGQPV; encoded by the coding sequence ATGAGCCAGGCACTCCAGGATCTCCTCGATCTGCTCGACCTCGAGCAGATCGAGGAGAACATCTTCCGCGGCCGGTCCCGCTCCGCCGTCGTCCCCCGCGTCTTCGGGGGACAGGTGGCGGCGCAGGCGCTGGTCGCCGCCGGGCGCACGGTCCCCGCCGACCGGCACGCCCACTCCCTGCACGCGTACTTCCTGCGCATGGGCGACCCGGGCGCGCCCATCGTCTACAACGTCGAGCGGATCCGCGACGGCCGCTCCTTCACGACCCGCCGCGCGGTCGCCGTCCAGCACGGCCGGCCGATCTTCGCGCTGTCGGCGTCCTTCCAGTCGTACGAGGAGGGCCTCGACCACCAGGCCCCCATGCCGCCCGCCCCCGACCCCGAGATGGTCCCCACCGGCCAGGAACGGCTGCGCGGCTACGACCATCTCGACCCGGCGATCGTCGAGCGGTTCCTCGAGGCCCGCGAGGCGATCGACCTGCGGTACGTCGACGACCCGCCCTACGGCAGGTTCGGCGAGCCGCGCGAACCGCACAGCCAGGTCTGGTTCCGCACCAACGGCAAGCTCGCCGACGACCCTCTCCTGCACGTCGTCCTCGCGACGTACGTCTCCGACATGACCCTCCTCGACTCCATCCTGCTCGCGCACGGGCGCGGCGGCTGGGCCGTCGGGGACGTCGTCGGGGCCTCCCTGGACCACGCGATGTGGTTCCACCGCCCGTTCCGCGCGGACGAGTGGCTGCTGTACGACCAGGAGTCGCCGTCCGCGTCCGGCGGGCGCGGCCTCGGCCAGGCCCGCATCTACACGCAGGACGGACGGCTCGCGGTCTCGGTGATCCAGGAGGGCGTGGTCCGCGTCCCGCGGGCCGGCGGTCAACCCGTCTGA
- a CDS encoding acetyl/propionyl/methylcrotonyl-CoA carboxylase subunit alpha, translating to MFETVLVANRGEIAVRVVRTLRSLGVRSVAVFSDADADARHVREADTAVRLGPAPAAESYLSVERLLEAAARTGAQAVHPGYGFLAENAAFARACEEAGLVFIGPPADAISLMGDKIRAKETVQAAGVPVVPGGRDPDLAEAARELGAPVLLKPSAGGGGKGMRLVRDLTLLEEEIAAARREARASFGDDTLLVERWVDRPRHIEIQVLADGHGNVVHLGERECSLQRRHQKVVEEAPSVLLDEEIRAAMGEAAVQAARSCGYRGAGTVEFIVPGGDPSSYYFMEMNTRLQVEHPVTELVTGLDLVEWQLRVAAGEKLDFAQEDVRLTGHAIEARICAEDPARGFLPSGGTVLRLSEPRGDGVRTDSGLSEGTEVGSLYDPMLSKVIAYGPDRPTALRRLRAALAETVTLGVQTNAGFLRRLLGHPAVVAGELDTGLVERVVDSLVPADVPEEVYEAAAAVRLEGLKPGGAGWTDPFSVPSGWRLGGTPKPVGFSLRVTEPVEYVPRGTHTVTDDRVSVTLDGVRHTFHRAADWLGRDGESWHVRDHDPVAASLTGAAHAGADSLTAPMPGTVTVVKVAVGDEVAAGQSLLVVEAMKMEHVISAPHAGTVAELDVTPGTTVAMDQVLAVVTPYEEAAE from the coding sequence ATGTTTGAGACAGTGCTCGTCGCCAACCGGGGCGAGATCGCCGTCCGGGTCGTCCGTACGCTGCGCTCGCTGGGCGTGCGCTCGGTGGCGGTCTTCTCCGACGCCGACGCCGACGCACGCCACGTACGGGAGGCCGACACCGCCGTACGGCTCGGTCCGGCGCCGGCCGCCGAGAGCTATCTGTCGGTGGAGCGGCTGCTGGAGGCCGCCGCCCGCACCGGCGCCCAGGCCGTCCACCCGGGCTACGGCTTCCTCGCGGAGAACGCGGCCTTCGCGCGCGCCTGCGAGGAGGCGGGACTGGTCTTCATCGGGCCGCCCGCCGACGCCATCTCCCTCATGGGCGACAAGATCCGCGCCAAGGAGACCGTGCAGGCGGCCGGGGTGCCGGTCGTCCCCGGCGGACGGGACCCCGACCTCGCGGAGGCGGCCCGGGAGCTGGGCGCGCCCGTCCTGCTCAAGCCGTCCGCGGGCGGCGGCGGCAAGGGCATGCGGCTGGTGCGCGACCTCACCCTGCTGGAGGAGGAGATCGCCGCCGCCCGCCGCGAGGCCCGCGCCTCCTTCGGCGACGACACGCTCCTCGTCGAGCGGTGGGTGGACCGGCCCCGGCACATCGAGATCCAGGTCCTGGCCGACGGCCACGGCAACGTCGTCCACCTGGGCGAGCGCGAGTGCTCGCTGCAACGGCGGCACCAGAAGGTCGTCGAGGAGGCGCCGAGCGTGCTCCTCGACGAGGAGATCCGGGCCGCGATGGGCGAGGCGGCCGTGCAGGCGGCGCGCTCCTGCGGGTACCGGGGCGCGGGCACGGTGGAGTTCATCGTCCCCGGCGGCGACCCGTCGTCGTACTACTTCATGGAGATGAACACCCGCCTCCAGGTGGAGCATCCGGTGACGGAGCTGGTCACCGGGCTGGACCTGGTGGAGTGGCAGCTGCGGGTCGCGGCGGGCGAGAAGCTGGACTTCGCCCAGGAGGACGTACGGCTCACCGGGCACGCGATCGAGGCGCGGATCTGCGCGGAGGACCCGGCGCGCGGGTTCCTGCCCTCCGGTGGAACGGTCCTGCGGCTGAGCGAACCCCGGGGCGACGGGGTGCGCACCGACTCCGGGCTCAGCGAGGGCACCGAGGTCGGCAGCCTCTACGACCCGATGCTGTCCAAGGTCATCGCCTACGGTCCCGACCGCCCGACCGCGCTCAGGAGACTCCGTGCCGCCCTCGCGGAGACGGTGACCCTGGGCGTGCAGACGAACGCCGGGTTCCTGCGCCGGCTGCTGGGCCATCCGGCCGTGGTGGCGGGCGAGTTGGACACCGGACTGGTGGAGCGGGTGGTGGACTCCCTCGTGCCGGCCGACGTGCCCGAAGAGGTGTACGAGGCGGCGGCGGCCGTACGGCTGGAAGGCCTGAAGCCGGGCGGTGCCGGGTGGACGGACCCCTTCTCGGTGCCGAGCGGCTGGCGCCTGGGGGGCACGCCGAAGCCGGTGGGCTTCTCCCTACGGGTCACCGAGCCCGTGGAGTACGTCCCGAGAGGCACCCACACCGTCACCGACGACCGGGTCTCGGTCACCCTCGACGGCGTCCGCCACACCTTCCACCGCGCCGCCGACTGGCTCGGCCGCGACGGTGAGTCCTGGCACGTGCGGGATCACGACCCGGTCGCCGCGTCCCTCACCGGGGCCGCGCACGCCGGTGCCGACTCGCTCACCGCGCCCATGCCCGGCACGGTGACGGTCGTGAAGGTCGCCGTCGGGGACGAGGTCGCCGCCGGGCAGAGCCTGCTGGTGGTGGAGGCGATGAAGATGGAGCACGTCATCTCCGCCCCGCACGCCGGCACGGTCGCCGAACTGGACGTCACCCCGGGCACGACGGTCGCCATGGACCAGGTCCTGGCCGTCGTCACCCCGTACGAGGAGGCCGCGGAATGA
- a CDS encoding carboxyl transferase domain-containing protein, producing the protein MEQAPELTSAADPASEAWRANERAHRELVGELQDKLAAARLGGGEKARARHTARGKLLPRDRVDGLLDPGSPFLELAPLAADGMYGGQAPAAGVIAGIGRVGGRECVIVANDATVKGGTYYPMTVKKHLRAQEVALENRLPCLYLVDSGGAFLPMQDEVFPDREHFGRIFYNQARMSAARIPQIAAVLGSCTAGGAYVPAMSDEAVIVRGQGTIFLGGPPLVKAATGEVVTAEELGGGEVHSRISGVTDHLAEDDAHALRIVRTIAATLPARGPLPWETAPVVEPKVDPYGLYGAVPVDSRTPYDVREVIARVVDGSRFAEFKAEFGQTLVTGFARIHGHPVGIVANNGILFSESAQKGAHFIELCDQRGIPLVFLQNISGFMVGKDYEAGGIAKHGAKMVTAVACTRVPKLTVVVGGSYGAGNYSMCGRAYSPRFLWMWPNAKISVMGGEQAASVLATVKRDQLEAGGESWPPEEEEAFKAPIRAQYERQGNAYYATARLWDDGVIDPLETRQVLGLALTACANAPLGDPQFGVFRM; encoded by the coding sequence ATGGAGCAGGCACCGGAGCTGACGAGCGCGGCGGATCCCGCGTCGGAGGCCTGGCGGGCCAACGAGCGGGCGCACCGCGAGCTCGTCGGGGAACTGCAGGACAAGCTCGCCGCCGCCCGGCTCGGAGGCGGCGAGAAGGCGCGGGCGCGGCACACCGCGCGCGGGAAGCTGCTGCCCCGGGACCGGGTCGACGGGCTGCTCGACCCCGGCTCGCCCTTCCTCGAACTCGCGCCGCTCGCCGCCGACGGGATGTACGGGGGGCAGGCCCCGGCCGCCGGGGTGATCGCCGGGATCGGGCGGGTCGGCGGGCGCGAGTGCGTGATCGTCGCCAACGACGCCACGGTCAAGGGCGGCACGTACTACCCGATGACCGTGAAGAAGCACCTGCGGGCGCAGGAGGTGGCCCTGGAGAACCGTCTGCCCTGTCTGTACCTGGTGGACTCGGGCGGCGCCTTCCTGCCGATGCAGGACGAGGTGTTCCCCGACCGTGAGCACTTCGGGCGGATCTTCTACAACCAGGCCCGGATGTCGGCGGCCCGGATCCCGCAGATCGCGGCCGTCCTCGGCTCGTGCACGGCCGGCGGGGCGTACGTCCCTGCGATGAGCGACGAGGCCGTGATCGTCCGGGGCCAGGGCACGATCTTCCTGGGCGGTCCCCCGCTGGTGAAGGCCGCCACGGGTGAGGTCGTCACCGCGGAGGAGCTGGGCGGCGGCGAGGTGCACTCCCGGATCTCCGGCGTCACCGACCATCTCGCCGAGGACGACGCCCACGCCCTGCGGATCGTACGGACCATCGCCGCCACGCTCCCCGCGCGCGGGCCGCTCCCCTGGGAGACCGCGCCGGTCGTCGAGCCCAAGGTCGACCCCTACGGGCTGTACGGGGCGGTCCCGGTGGACTCCCGGACCCCCTACGACGTACGGGAGGTCATCGCGCGCGTGGTGGACGGCTCGCGGTTCGCCGAGTTCAAGGCCGAGTTCGGGCAGACCCTGGTCACCGGCTTCGCCCGGATCCACGGCCACCCGGTCGGGATCGTCGCCAACAACGGCATCCTGTTCTCCGAGTCCGCGCAGAAGGGCGCCCACTTCATCGAGCTGTGCGACCAGCGCGGGATCCCGCTGGTGTTCTTGCAGAACATCTCCGGGTTCATGGTCGGCAAGGACTACGAGGCCGGCGGTATCGCCAAGCACGGCGCCAAGATGGTGACGGCGGTGGCCTGCACACGCGTGCCGAAGCTGACGGTGGTGGTCGGCGGGTCGTACGGCGCCGGGAACTACTCGATGTGCGGCCGGGCCTACTCCCCCCGCTTCCTGTGGATGTGGCCCAACGCCAAGATCTCCGTGATGGGTGGCGAGCAGGCCGCCTCGGTCCTCGCGACCGTCAAGCGGGACCAGCTGGAGGCCGGCGGCGAGAGCTGGCCGCCGGAGGAGGAAGAGGCCTTCAAGGCCCCGATCCGCGCCCAGTACGAGCGTCAGGGCAACGCCTACTACGCCACCGCCCGCCTCTGGGACGACGGCGTCATCGACCCGCTGGAGACCCGCCAGGTGCTGGGCCTCGCCCTGACCGCCTGCGCCAACGCGCCGCTGGGTGACCCCCAGTTCGGCGTCTTCCGGATGTGA
- the speB gene encoding agmatinase, producing MSGNDTPRGPVDSSRVPRYAGPATFARLPRLDEVGRADVAVVGVPFDSGVSYRPGARFGGNAIREASRLLRPYNPAQDASPFALAQVADGGDIAVNPFNINEAVETVEAAADELLGTGARLMTLGGDHTIALPLLRSVAKRHGPVALLHFDAHLDTWDTYFGAEYTHGTPFRRAVEEGILDTEALSHVGTRGPLYGKQDLTDDEKMGFGIVTSADIYRRGADEVADQLRQRIGDRPLYISIDIDCLDPAHAPGTGTPEAGGMTSRELLEILRGLASCNLVSADVVEVAPAYDHAEITSVAASHTAYELTTIMSRQIAEARAQ from the coding sequence ATGAGCGGCAACGACACGCCCCGCGGCCCCGTCGACTCCTCCCGCGTCCCGCGGTACGCCGGTCCCGCGACCTTCGCCCGGCTGCCCCGCCTCGACGAGGTCGGCCGCGCCGACGTGGCCGTGGTCGGGGTGCCGTTCGACTCGGGTGTCTCGTACCGGCCGGGCGCCCGCTTCGGCGGCAACGCGATCCGTGAGGCGTCCCGGCTGCTGCGGCCGTACAACCCCGCGCAGGACGCCTCCCCGTTCGCCCTCGCGCAGGTCGCGGACGGCGGGGACATCGCCGTGAACCCGTTCAACATCAACGAGGCCGTCGAGACGGTCGAGGCCGCGGCGGACGAGCTGCTCGGCACCGGCGCCCGGCTGATGACCCTGGGCGGCGACCACACCATCGCGCTGCCCCTGCTGCGGTCCGTGGCGAAGAGGCACGGCCCGGTCGCGCTGCTCCACTTCGACGCCCACCTCGACACCTGGGACACCTACTTCGGGGCCGAGTACACGCACGGCACCCCGTTCCGCCGGGCCGTGGAGGAGGGCATCCTCGACACCGAGGCCCTCTCGCACGTCGGCACCCGCGGCCCGCTGTACGGCAAGCAGGACCTCACCGACGACGAGAAGATGGGCTTCGGCATCGTCACCTCCGCCGACATCTACCGGCGCGGCGCCGACGAGGTCGCCGACCAGCTCCGGCAGCGCATCGGCGACCGGCCGCTGTACATCTCCATCGACATCGACTGCCTGGACCCGGCGCACGCCCCCGGCACCGGAACCCCGGAGGCCGGCGGCATGACCTCCCGCGAGCTCCTGGAGATCCTGCGCGGGCTCGCCTCCTGCAACCTGGTCTCCGCCGACGTCGTCGAGGTGGCGCCCGCGTACGATCACGCGGAGATCACGTCGGTGGCCGCGTCCCACACGGCGTACGAACTGACGACCATCATGTCCCGGCAGATCGCGGAGGCTCGCGCGCAGTGA
- a CDS encoding acyl-CoA dehydrogenase family protein: MRRTVFNEDHEAFRETLRAFIEAEVVPVYDEWLAAGQAPRDFYYKLAELGVFGIRVDEEYGGAGIDSYKFEAVLYEETARAGITFGGSGVHVLLGLPYIKLLATDEQKKRYLPKFVSGEEMWAIAMTEPGTGSDLAGMRTTAKLSEDGTHYVLNGAKTFITGGVHADRMIVCARTSAPTAEDRRHGISLFVVDTKAEGYSVGRKLDKLGLKTSDTAELAFVDVKIPVEDLLGEENKGFYYLGHNLASERWGIAYGAYAQAKAAIRFAKDYVQQRTVFGQTVASFQNTKFELAACQAEVDAAEAVVDRATEALDAGELTAAEAASAKLFTTEVAHRVIDRCLQLHGGYGFMNEYPIARLYADNRVNRIYGGTSEIMKSIIAKDMGL; encoded by the coding sequence GTGCGCCGTACGGTGTTCAACGAGGATCACGAGGCGTTCCGGGAGACCCTCCGGGCCTTCATCGAGGCCGAGGTCGTCCCCGTCTACGACGAGTGGCTCGCCGCCGGCCAGGCGCCGCGCGACTTCTACTACAAGCTCGCCGAGCTCGGCGTCTTCGGCATCCGCGTCGACGAGGAGTACGGCGGCGCCGGCATCGACTCCTACAAGTTCGAGGCCGTCCTCTACGAGGAGACCGCCCGCGCCGGCATCACCTTCGGCGGCTCCGGCGTGCACGTCCTGCTCGGCCTGCCGTACATCAAGCTCCTCGCCACCGACGAGCAGAAGAAGCGCTACCTGCCGAAGTTCGTCTCCGGCGAGGAGATGTGGGCCATCGCGATGACCGAGCCGGGCACCGGCTCCGACCTCGCCGGCATGCGCACCACCGCCAAGCTCTCCGAGGACGGCACCCACTACGTCCTCAACGGCGCCAAGACCTTCATCACCGGCGGCGTCCACGCCGACCGCATGATCGTCTGCGCCCGCACCTCCGCGCCGACCGCCGAGGACCGCCGCCACGGCATCTCCCTCTTCGTCGTCGACACCAAGGCCGAGGGCTACTCCGTCGGCCGCAAGCTCGACAAGCTCGGCCTGAAGACCTCCGACACCGCCGAGCTGGCGTTCGTCGACGTCAAGATCCCCGTCGAGGACCTCCTCGGCGAGGAGAACAAGGGCTTCTACTACCTCGGCCACAACCTGGCCTCCGAGCGCTGGGGCATCGCCTACGGCGCCTACGCCCAGGCCAAGGCCGCCATCAGGTTCGCCAAGGACTACGTGCAGCAGCGCACCGTCTTCGGCCAGACCGTCGCGTCCTTCCAGAACACCAAGTTCGAGCTGGCCGCCTGCCAGGCCGAGGTGGACGCCGCCGAGGCCGTCGTGGACCGCGCCACCGAGGCCCTGGACGCCGGCGAGCTGACCGCCGCCGAGGCCGCCTCCGCCAAGCTGTTCACCACCGAGGTCGCCCACCGCGTCATCGACCGCTGCCTCCAGCTCCACGGCGGCTACGGCTTCATGAACGAGTACCCGATCGCCCGCCTGTACGCCGACAACCGCGTCAACCGGATCTACGGCGGCACCAGCGAGATCATGAAGTCGATCATCGCCAAGGACATGGGTCTGTAG
- a CDS encoding helix-turn-helix domain-containing protein, with protein sequence MSEKPAVPLTPPVPLAALLARDDLALRQIAGPADADTVLHGAHTSEMADPYPYLLGGELLLTAGVHIPEAAGSGTYFDDYVARIVAGGGAALGFGVAPVHDTVPRALVAACETHGLPLVEVPPRTTFATVARAVWQLMERARTAELRRVTEAQQSLASAAARPDPVPSVLRRLASRIGGRAVLYGPEGTQIATAGPAADTDDALSALAHRLTARGSSTASDTTPTGAHLTAYALSHDFVLTVATPTHEPGDHTIASVAAVLLTLLTGTQETGSATARTSALVRLLLGATPEEVTPLLATGDRWLVVHASPSGRREHPRPGARGTARAATTHPQPPDRLAVTTLAASLGSPLVDLRADVVRVLVPADRTPGPHPDWTFGVSDEVPAHHLATADAQASRALARARATRTPLARHSPHRSFASLLPPEDARALLAPLGDTPALKETLRTWLSLHGSWDRTAVALSVHRNTVRQRMARCAALLGTDLDDPDVRMELWFALRVIDQ encoded by the coding sequence ATGTCCGAGAAGCCCGCGGTCCCCCTCACCCCACCGGTCCCCCTCGCCGCACTGCTGGCCCGCGATGATCTGGCCCTGCGGCAGATCGCCGGGCCCGCCGACGCCGACACGGTCCTGCACGGGGCGCACACCTCGGAGATGGCCGACCCGTACCCGTATCTGCTGGGCGGCGAGCTGCTGCTGACGGCCGGGGTCCACATCCCGGAGGCGGCCGGATCGGGCACCTACTTCGACGACTACGTGGCCCGGATCGTGGCGGGGGGCGGCGCGGCCCTCGGCTTCGGTGTGGCCCCGGTGCACGACACGGTGCCGCGTGCCCTGGTCGCTGCCTGCGAGACACACGGCCTCCCCCTCGTCGAGGTCCCGCCCCGCACCACGTTCGCGACCGTGGCCCGGGCGGTCTGGCAGCTGATGGAGCGGGCCCGCACGGCCGAGCTGCGCCGGGTGACGGAGGCCCAGCAGAGCCTCGCCTCCGCCGCCGCCCGCCCCGACCCGGTCCCCTCCGTCCTGCGCCGGCTGGCCTCTCGGATCGGGGGCAGGGCGGTGCTCTACGGCCCTGAGGGCACGCAGATCGCGACGGCGGGCCCGGCCGCGGACACCGACGACGCCCTCTCCGCCCTCGCCCACCGGCTCACCGCCCGCGGCTCCAGCACCGCCAGCGACACCACTCCCACGGGCGCCCACCTCACGGCCTACGCGCTGAGCCACGACTTCGTCCTGACCGTCGCCACCCCCACCCACGAACCGGGCGACCACACCATCGCCTCCGTCGCGGCGGTCCTCCTGACGCTCCTGACCGGCACCCAGGAGACGGGCTCGGCAACGGCCCGCACCTCGGCCCTCGTACGCCTGCTCCTGGGGGCGACACCGGAGGAGGTGACGCCCCTCCTGGCCACGGGCGACCGATGGCTCGTCGTCCACGCCTCACCTTCCGGCCGACGGGAGCACCCCCGCCCAGGGGCGCGGGGAACCGCGCGAGCGGCCACAACGCACCCGCAACCGCCCGACCGGCTCGCCGTCACCACCCTGGCCGCTTCCCTCGGCTCCCCCTTGGTGGACCTCCGAGCCGACGTCGTCCGCGTCCTCGTACCGGCCGACCGCACTCCCGGACCCCACCCCGACTGGACCTTCGGCGTCAGTGACGAGGTGCCCGCACACCACCTCGCCACAGCCGACGCGCAAGCGTCCCGCGCCCTGGCCCGCGCCCGCGCGACCCGCACCCCTCTCGCCCGCCACTCCCCCCACAGGTCCTTCGCCTCCCTGCTCCCCCCGGAGGACGCCCGCGCCCTCCTCGCCCCTCTCGGCGACACCCCCGCCCTGAAGGAGACCCTCCGCACCTGGCTCTCCCTCCATGGAAGCTGGGACAGGACCGCCGTCGCCCTGTCCGTGCACCGCAACACCGTCCGCCAGCGCATGGCCCGGTGCGCCGCCCTCCTCGGGACGGATCTGGACGACCCGGACGTCCGCATGGAGCTGTGGTTCGCCCTGCGCGTGATCGACCAGTGA
- a CDS encoding SACE_7040 family transcriptional regulator has translation MATRTDAPTRREQILKEAARLFAERGFHGVGVDEIGAAVGISGPGLYRHFPGKDAMLAELLVGISGQLLTGAKRRLAEADGGSAEVVLDSLIEGHIDFAIDDRPLITLHDRELDRLRDSDRKLVRQLQRQYVELWVEVVREIYPALTEPAARSAVHSVFGLLNSTPHLARPGSVPGRTTTAALLHRMARGAFAAAGA, from the coding sequence ATGGCCACCAGAACCGACGCCCCCACCCGCCGCGAGCAGATCCTCAAGGAGGCCGCGCGGCTGTTCGCCGAGCGCGGTTTCCACGGCGTCGGGGTCGACGAGATAGGAGCCGCGGTCGGGATCAGCGGCCCGGGTCTGTACCGGCACTTCCCGGGCAAGGACGCGATGCTCGCCGAGCTGCTGGTGGGCATCAGCGGCCAGCTCCTGACGGGCGCGAAGCGGCGTCTGGCGGAGGCCGACGGGGGATCGGCGGAGGTGGTCCTCGACTCGCTCATCGAGGGGCACATCGACTTCGCGATCGACGACCGCCCCCTGATCACCCTGCACGACCGTGAGCTGGACCGCCTCCGCGACAGCGATCGCAAGCTGGTCCGCCAGCTCCAGCGGCAGTACGTCGAGCTGTGGGTGGAGGTGGTCCGCGAGATCTACCCGGCCCTCACCGAACCGGCGGCCCGCTCGGCCGTCCACTCCGTCTTCGGCCTGCTCAACTCCACCCCCCACCTGGCCCGCCCCGGCTCCGTCCCGGGCCGCACGACGACGGCGGCCCTGCTGCACCGGATGGCGCGGGGGGCGTTCGCGGCGGCGGGGGCCTGA